AATGGCTTAACTTTGATGCGCTGAATATCCCAGCCGATCATCCAGCTAGAACCATGCAGGATACTTTTTTCGTCGAACCACTTGAATCCAAACTGGTATTACGAACGCATACCTCTCCAGTTCAAATCAGAACAATGCTTAATGAAAAACCACCTATCTATGTTATTTGCCCAGGTAAGACATATCGGGCGGATGAATTAGATGCCACGCATACACCAGTTTTTCATCAAGTCGAAGGTTTAGTTGTTGATGAGAATATAACTATGGGTGATTTAAAGGGAACTCTGGATTTCTTTGCTAAATCCATTTTTGGTGATCAAGTAAAAACTAGGTTACGTCCTAGCTTTTTCCCCTTCACCGAACCATCTGCAGAGGTGGACGTATTTTTCAATGGTCGCTGGATTGAATGGGGCGGCTGTGGAATGGTAAATCATAAAGTTTTAGATGCGTGTGGAGTGGATACCAAGAAATATTCGGGCTTTGCCTTTGGCATGGGGTTAGAACGAACTTTGATGGTTAAGCATGGCATTACAGATATGCATGACATTGTTGAGGGTGATGTTCGCTTTTCGCAAAGTTTTGGTGTGGGCAAAAAATGAAGATTCCATTAAGTTGGCTGCAAGATTTTGTAACCCTTCCAGCGAAAATCAGTCCTGAACAAATCTCTCAAGCTTTTGTAAAGGTGGGTTTTGAAGTTGAAGCAATTGAAGAGCAAGGCACAAACTTAAAAGGACCGCTGGTAGTTGGAAAAGTTCTTTCAATTGAAGAGTTATCTGGACATAAGAAACCTATTAGATTTGTGGGTTTAGATGTTGGCGAGAAAAAGATACGTTATGTTATTTGTGGAGCACGTAATTTTAAGGTTAATGACTTAGTTGTCGTGGCTCTGCCAGGAGCTGTACTTCCAGGCGACTTCAAAATTTCAGCCAGAGAAACCTATGGCAAAGTTAGCGATGGCATGATTTGCTCGGCTAAAGAAATTGGTATCAGTGAAGAACATGCAGGAATTATAGTTTTGCCAGAAGGCAAGATCGGCCAAGATGCCATGGCTCTACTGGACGTGAACGATGTGATTTTTGATATCGCAGTAAATCCTGATCGAGGTTATGCAATGTCGGTTAGGGGATTAGCTAGAGAATTAGCTGGCTCACTTCAGCTTAAATATGTAGATCCAGCTGATCCTAAGATTGCTAAGAAGTTTGGAAGAAAGAATCAAAAGGCTGTTTCTGTAAAGATTGAAGACAAATCAGGAGCTGATCAGATTTACATCAGAACTTTAGATCAAGTGAATGTGAAGAAAAGCACCCCGTTATGGATGCAACGAAGGATTGAAAAATGCGGGATGAGATCTATTTCGTTGGCTGTTGATATTACAAATTATGTGATGCTAGAACTTGGGCAACCATTACACGCCTTTGATGCGCAATACATTATGGGTGGATTGCGGGTAGTCAGGGCTGGAAAATTCACTAAGTTAACAACCTTGGATAAAATTGATCGTAAATTAGATCCTGATAATTTATTGATTGCTGATTCAAAAACTCCCTTAGCTTTGGCTGGAACTATGGGAGGTTTAGCTTCAGAAGTTACTAATGAAACAACCAAAATTGCACTAGAAGCCGCGCATTTTGATCCACTAAGCATTGCTCGAAATTCAAGATCACATAATTTATCTAGTGAAGCCTCTCGTAGGATAGAACGTAATACTGATCCAGCATTGGCGCAGATTGCTTCTGCTAGGGCCACGCAATTACTGATTGATTTAGCTGATGCAAAGTATGTGGGTACATCTCAAGCAGGACTTCCAATTAAGAATCGCAAGGTGAAAATCTCGCAATCCAAAATCTCTAGATACCTTGGTTTTACCTATACGTCCAAGCAGGTAAAAAATGCATTGACGTTAGTTGGTTGCAAAGTTACTGGCAGCGCAGACTTGTTAACTGTGGAGGTCCCTACCTGGCGCCCAGATTTAATAAACTTTGCAGATTTCGCTGAGGAAATAGCTCGTTTGAATAATTACGACTTAATACCTGCCACCCTTCCGATCGGAAAAGGTGGAGCTCAATTAAATGGAATGCAGTATAGAAAACGTGCTGTGGCTATTGCTCTGGCTAATCAAGGATTTACCGAAGTTATCAATTATCCATTTGTGAGCCAGGAGATGGTTGATCTTCTTGGTTTTACTGGCGATCGAACTAAATCATTCAAAATTGCTAATCCAATGTCAGAAGAATTCCCATTATTGCGAACACATCTGCTGCCTGGTTTGCTTACCACTGCTGTTCGCAACATTGGTAGGGGATCAAAGAATCTTGCGATCTTTGAAATAGGAACTATTTTTAGAAATACCACTGCCCTTGGAAAAGCGGTTAACCCAGGGATTAGCAAACGTCCCAGTGAGAAAGTGATTAAAGAAATTTATGATGGTGTGCCAAAACAAATGTTGTTCGTTGGCGCTGTAGTAACTGGGGAGACGATTTTAAGTGACTGGCAAGGATCGGGCAATAAATTCACCTGGAGTGATGCAATTGCCAAGGCACAGGAAATTATCGAATCAACTGGAAATGATTTTGAAGTTGTAAGTAGTGATTTAGCTCCATGGCACCCAGGCAGATGTGCTGAGTTGCGGGTAAATGGAAAACCTGTTGCGCATGCTGGTGAATTGCATCCCCGAGTAATAACAGCTTTAAATTTGCCAGAACGTAGTTGCGCTTTCGCTGTAATCTTAAGTGAATTGCCTGCAGCTGGCGTGACTAAAGCACCTCCTATCTGGAGTTTTCCAGCAGTAGTTCAAGATGTAGCACTTGTTGTTGAGGCTAAAATTGCGGCTGCAGATTTAACTGCCGCGCTTAAGCAAGGTGCTGGGCCGTTATTAGAATCTATTGTTTTGTTTGATCGTTATGATCAAATGGCAGAAAATAAAGTATCACTCGCTTTCACTTTAACTTTCAGAGCCTCAGATCGCACCCTTACATCAGATGAGGTTGCTGGCTATCGTGATCAAGCAATTGCTCAAGCAGGTAAATCAGTGGGCGCGGTTCTGCGAGGCAATGCATAAATATGCACAGAATTGCATAAATATACTACTTCACGCTACCCTTAAGCCATGAAAATTGGAGTAGTTGGCGCCAGCGGATATGCAGGTGGGGAACTGCTGCGATTGTTATCTGAGCATCCGAATTTTGAAATTAGTTTTATTGGTGCGCACACCAACGCGGGAGAATCCATAACTGCCCTGCATCCACAATTAATTCAGTTTGAAGGTCAGCAGTTTTCGGCAGTAAATGTCGATGATTTAAACAAATGTGATTTAGTTTTCACAGCATTGCCCCATGGTGAATCGGCCAAACTTATTTCTCAATTAAATGAGAAGGTGAAGATTGTTGATCTAGGAGCTGATTATCGTCTGACTGATAAAACTCAATGGGATAAGTATTATGGGGGATCTTACGCTGGGAGTTGGACCTATGGATTGCCAGAATTAACGGATCATCAATTAATCACTAAATCCAAACATGTTGCTAGCCCGGGTTGTTATGCAACAGCCATTGCGCTCTCAGTTGCGCCAGTAATAAATCAAATTGATAGTGAAGATATTGTGGTGGTTGCTGCCTCTGGAACAACTGGGGCGGGCAGAACCGCAAAGGTTAACTTGATTGGTAGTGAGGTAATGAACAATCTCACCTCATATAAATTTGGTGGAGTTCACCAACATACCCCAGAGATAGAGCAAATTCTTAGCTCGATCTCTAATAAATCAGTCAAAATCTCATTCACACCAATACTTGCGCCTATGCCAAGAGGAATTCTGGCAACGGTTACGGCCAAGCTCATCACTGCAACCTCAGCACAAAAACTAAGAACCGTTTATTCAGATTTCTATGATAAAAGTAAATTTGTTTCGTTATTGACCGAGGGCCAAATGCCAATGACTAATTCAGTACTGGGCACAAGTAATGTATCCATGCAGATTGCACTAGATTCCCATGTAAATCGAATAATAATTTCAACCGCAATTGATAATCTCGGCAAAGGTGCGGCTGGTCAAGCCATTCAAAATGCTAATTTAATGTGTAACTTGGCAGAGGATGCTGGCTTGAAATTAGCAGGTGTTAGATGATCGTTATTAAATACGGTGGCAACGCATTGCCAGATCAAAACACATCCGATCCAGTGCTAGAAGCAATAGCAGATGCCTTCTTAGATGGAGAACAAATAGTTTTAGTGCATGGTGGGGGACCCCAAATTGATGCAGCTTTGGCTGAAAAAGGCATAGGCAAGAATAAAGTTGCCGGTTATCGAGTGACCGATGAAGAGGTGTTTAATGTTGTGCAATCTGTGCTTAGTGGTCAAGTTTTAAGATCCATCGTTAACTATCTGATTGGAAGTGAGGTAAATGCTGTTGGTTTATCCGCTTCAGATGGGGGATTGATCAGGGCTAGAAAATTTGAACCAATCGTTGATGGTAAATCAGTTGATATTGGTTATGTCGGTGAGGTTGATGAAATCAACCCGATGATTTTAGAAACCCTGATGACAGAAGGTTTCCTGCCAGTGATCTCACCGGTCGCAACAGATAACGACGGCGTTGGTTTTAATATCAATGCTGATTTAGTAGCCGCCGCCGTTGGTGGGGCGTTGAGAGCTGATTCAGTTCTGTTTTTAACAGATGTTGATGGTATCTACCGTGCCTGGCCGGACAAATCATCATTGATTTCTGAGATTTCAATTGATGAACTTAAACAGATTGCTCCCAGTTTTGCAGATGGAATGATTCCAAAAGTAAGGGCTGCTATAAGTGCAATTGATTCAGGTGCGTTTTCAGTGCGGATTGCAAATGGAACCGACCTAGTATCGGTTTTAGACGCTTTGGATAATCAAGGCGGAACATTGGTGAGCGCCTAATGGCTAAGTTAAATATGCAAAGTGCAACAGCTAGACGTTCTCTTGTAATCAAGTTAGTTGATGATGCACTAATACATTCTCAAAGTGATTTGGTTAGGGAGCTAGGAAAACTTGGATATGTAGTGACTCAGGCAACAGCAAGTAGAGATCTAGAAGAACTAGGCGCGGTTCGAGGCAAAGACAACTCTGGAATTTTTCGTTATCAATTTGTTTCCGCACCTCAAAGTTCAAAAAGTAGAGGTGTTTCTGAGTTTATCGCATCAGTTGAGGCAAGTGGTAATTTAGCAGTTGTGAAAACTCCGCCAGGGGCTGCTCAACTTTTAGCTGGTAATTTAGATCGGGCGATGAAAAGCGGCAAACTAAATTCTGCAATCGGTACGATTGCCGGAGATGACACTGTGCTGGTCGTGGCTAAATCTGCGGCAGGCGGACCATCCCTTGCTAAGGAAATTACTAAATTTTTTGGAGGCAAGTAAGTGACACTTTGGGGTGGCAGATTTAATCAATCACCTGCACAATCGATGCGTGATCTATCCCGAAGCGTGCATTTTGACTGGAGATTAGCCCCGTATGAAATCGAGGTGAACCTGGTTCATTTAAGCAATCTGATGAAGCAAAAAATTGTGTCAAAATCAGATGGCGAGATTCTGCAAAAAGGATTGTTAGATCTAGCAAGTGAGATCGGTAGCGGTAAATTCACCTATAACAACGATGATGAAGATGTACACAGCGCTATAGAACGTGGTTTAGTCGAAAAATGTGGATCACTCGGTGGAGCTATTCGAGCCGGAAGATCTCGAAATGATTTAGTAATAACCGATTTTAAGCTCTATTTGGTTGATCATCTGCTTGAGATTGCTAGCGCAATAATTAACTTAGCAAAAAGCTTTAATATTCAGGCTACAAATCAAATAGATGTCATAGCGCCAGGTTTTACTCATACCCAGCACGCACAACCAATCACTTTTGGCCAAGAATTAAGTAAGCACTCCCACGCTCTTTTAAGAGATGTTGATCGAATCTTTGATTGGATTGATCGAAATAACTACTCACCATTTGGCGCTGGTGCTTTAGCGGGATCTTCAATCCAACCTGAGCCTGAAACCACGGCTTTAAATCTTGGGTTTAGTGGCGTGATGGAGAACAGTATTGACGCAGTCAGTGATCGAGATTTTGCAGCAGAAGCTTTGTTTATTATGGCGATGATTGGTATTCATTTATCAAAGATAGGTGAAGAGTTTGTGTTATGGAGCTCAACTGAATTTGATTGGGTTGAGATTGATGATGCCTATGCGACGGGATCTTCCATCATGCCGCAGAAGAAGAATGCTGATGTTGCAGAATTAGCCAGAGGAAAATCAGGTCGCTTCATTGGCAACTTGACCGCTTTGTTCGTTGTTTTAAAGGCAATGCCTTTTGCATACAACCGCGATTTACAAGAAGATAAAGAGCCAATTTTTGATTCAGTGGATCAATTATTGATTTTGCTGCCTGCGATAACTGGCATGGTTCAAACAGCAAAATTTAAGCAATCAAATATTTCAAAAGGTGCTGCTGCCGGTTATTCATTAGCTACTGAGATTGCAGATTTTTTAAGTAAAAGCGGTGTGCCATTTTCACTAGCCCATGAGGTGGCAGGAGAGTGTGTTAAATTCTGTGAAAAAAATGGAATCGAACTTGATCAGATGAGTGATCAACAGTTACTTACCATGCATCCAAATTTAACCCCCGAGGTAAAGAAGTTTCTAAATGTTTCCGGTGCTGTATCTTCTCGGACCTCAGCTATGGGCACATCAAAGAATTCAGTTTTGGCCGCAATTAACAAGTTAAACCAAGACATCTCTGGGGTGGATAAGGTTATTGCCTCCCTGCGAAAGCAGTTTTCGGGCATGATCAACCCATGAGTAATGCACTTTTGGATGATTTGGAATGGCGCGGCTTAATCGCACAATCCACAGATCGTAAAGAGTTAGAAAACGCGCTATCCAAGCCAATTTCACTTTACCTTGGCGTTGATCCAACGGCGCCAAGCATGCATCTTGGAAACCTCGTAGTCTTCCTAGTGCTAAGAAGATTTCAGTTAGCCGGTCATCGTCCAATCGCCCTAGTTGGTGGAGCCACGGGATTAGTCGGTGATCCCAGTGGAAAAAATGATGAGCGCACATTAAATGAAGAAAAGCTAGTTGCAGAATGGGTTTCAAAGATGCGTAAGCAGGTTGAGAAAATATTGGATTTTAAGGATAAAGATACGAGTGCAAAATTGGTTAATAATTTAGATTGGACCAAAGCAATTTCTGCACTTGAATTATTAAGAGATATCGGCAAGCATTTCTCGGTTAATCAGATGTTGGCTAAGGATTCAGTTGCGACCAGGTTGTCTAGTACTGGAATCTCTTATACAGAATTTTCTTACCAAGTTTTGCAAGCATACGATTACCTCGAACTTTATCGACGAGATCAATGTAAATTACAAATTGGTGGCTCAGATCAATGGGGCAACATCGTTGCTGGCTTAGATCTCATCCGTAAAGTTGAAGGTGGTAGCGCGCATGCTCTAACTGTGCCACTGCTTGCTAAATCAGATGGTTCAAAATTTGGTAAAACAGCAAGTGGTGCTATTTGGTTAGAGGAAAGTATGACCAGCGCTTATGAATTCTTTCAATTTTGGCTAAATAGTGATGATGTAGATATGCCTAAACTATTGAAGGTATTTTCTATGAAAAATAGAGCTGAAATAGAAGAGTTAATTGAAAAGGTTAAAACTAATCCAGGAGCTAGAGAGGCCCATCGAGAATTGGCCAGGGAGATGACCGCCATGATCCATGGAAGCGCGATGGCTAATTCTGTGGAAGAGGCAGCTAAGGCTTTATTTGGTCAGGGGGAGATCGGTGATTTAGATCTTAAAACTCTGGATTCGGCCCTCTCTCAATTACCAAAAACCACCATTAAAAAGGGAGACCCCTACCCAACTTGGGTTGATTTATTGACAGCCACCGGCGTAGTGGAGTCAAAATCGGCCGCTAGGCGCATTGTTAAAGAGGGTGGGGCGTATTTGAACAATAAAAAGGTTGAAAGTGAGGATTTCACCCCTTCCAAAACCGATCTTTTGCATGGTAAGTACCTACTTCTTCGCAAGGGAAAACGGGATTTGGCAGCCGTTGAGGTCCAAGGCTAAAACCGCCCTTTCTTGACCCGATAGCCGATTTGACCCCCCTTCTACGCGGGGGCTATATTTCACCTCCCCATACGAGACGGACTTCAGAAGAAGGCCGGGTGTGGAAAACCCCGATTTTTAAGGTTTGTAGGCATGCCTAGAAACTAAAAAATGGGTTGCCCTGCACGCAGAAGCAATTTTGCAACCAGTGCGCAGTCGTACCTTGAGAACTCAACAACGTGCAATAAAGTCAATGCCAAAGATTTCTTTAAGAAATCGAAGGCATTAATTGACGTTGTTAATTTTAATTTATTAAAAATAACAATTTCATTTTTGTTTTATAAATACCTTTGAAACTTAATTTACTAATTTATTTATTTTAATTAATAAATAGATTTGCTTTAAGTACAAAACAAAAAACAATTGATAAAGACTATAAACATAAGCGAACTCTGATTAATAAATTTATTAATTAGATAGCCATGTTTGTCTTTTTGTCAGATCAAATTTTCTATGGAGAGTTTGATCCTGGCTCAGGACGAACGCTGGCGGCGTGCTTAACACATGCAAGTCGAGCGATGAAGTTTCTTCGGAAATGGATTAGCGGCGAACGGGTGAGGAACACGTGAAGAATCTGCCCTCCACTTTGGGATAACACCGGGAAACCGGTGCTAATACCGAATATTGAAACATAAGTGGCATCACTGAGTTTTGAAAGAATTTCGGTGGAGGATGACTTCGCGGCCTATCAGCTAGTTGGTGAGGTAATGGCTCACCAAGGCAACGACGGGTAGCCGGCCTGAGAGGGCGACCGGCCACACTGGGACTGAGACACGGCCCAGACTCCTACGGGAGGCAGCAGTGGGGAATATTGGGCAATGGAGGAAACTCTGACCCAGCGACGCCGCGTGCGGGATGAAGGCCTTCGGGTTGTAAACCGCTTTCAGTAGGGAAGAAGCGAAAGTGACGGTACCTACAAAAGAAGCACCGGCTAACTATGTGCCAGCAGCCGCGGTAATACATAGGGTGCAAGCGTTGTCCGGAATTATTGGGCGTAAAGAGCTCGTAGGTCGTTTGTTACGTCGGATGTGAAAACCTGAGGCTCAACCTCAGGCCTGCATTCGATACGGGCAAACTAGAGTTTGGTAGGGGAGACTGGAATTCCTGGTGTAGCGGTGGAATGCGCAGATATCAGGAGGAACACCAATGGCGAAGGCAGGTCTCTGGGCCAATACTGACACTGAGGAGCGAAAGTCTGGGGAGCGAACAGGATTAGATACCCTGGTAGTCCAGACCGTAAACGGTGGGCACTAGTTGTGGGAACCTTCCACGGTTTCTGCGACGCAGCTAACGCATTAAGTGCCCCGCCTGGGGAGTACGATCGCAAGATTAAAACTCAAAGGAATTGACGGGGCCCCGCACAAGCAGCGGAGCATGCGGCTTAATTCGACGCAACGCGAAGAACCTTACCAAGGCTTGACATATAGGGAAAAGTGGCAGAGATGTCATGTCCGCAAGGGCTCTATACAGGTGGTGCATGGTTGTCGTCAGCTCGTGTCGTGAGATGTTGGGTTAAGTCCCGCAACGAGCGCAACCCTCGTTCTGTGTTGCCAGCATTTAGTTGGGGACTCACAGGAGACTGCCGGGGTTAACTCGGAGGAAGGTGGGGATGACGTCAAATCATCATGCCCCTTATGTCTTGGGCTGCACGCATGCTACAATGGCCGGTACAGAGGGCTGCAATACCGTAAGGTGGAGCGAATCCCAAAAAGCCGGTCTCAGTTCGGATTGAGGTCTGCAACTCGACCTCATGAAGTTGGAGTTGCTAGTAATCGTAGATCAGCATCGCTACGGTGAATACGTTCCCGGGGCTTGTACACACCGCCCGTCACGTCACGAAAGTCGGTAACACCCAAAGTCAGTGGCCCAACCGCAAGGGGGGAGCTGCCTAAGGTGGGATCGGTGATTGGGACGAAGTCGTAACAAGGTAGGCGTACCGGAAGGTGCGGCTGGATCACCTCCTTTCTAAGGAGCTTTCTTTAGATAAGTGGAGCATTGACTTTAATTTCCCCACAATTATCTTTTAAATTAATTTAAATTTTATTTGTTGAAATATTGCGCGTTGTTGGGTCCTGAGGGTACGAACCCTCTGGAGTTAATTAATAGGTGAAAATGTTTTTAAGCTTTTTATGTAAATAAAAAATAAAAATAACTCATCAACGTTAATTAACATCGCCCGTACCTTGAGAACTACACAGTGAACGCGAGCATCTTTGTAATAAATGTAGAAACAAATTAATAAGTGCAAATGGCGGATGCCTAGGCACCAGAAGCCGATGAAGGTCGTAGGAGGCTGCGAAAAGCCTCGGGGAGCCGCCAACCAGGCTTCGATCCGAGGATTACCGAATGGGGAAACCCGGCTGGAGTAATGTCCAGTCATTTCTCTCTGAATAAATAGGAGAGTCAAAGGTAACGAGGGGAAGTGAAACATCTCAGTACCCTCAGGAAGAGAAAACAACCGTGATTCCGTTAGTAGTGGCGAGCGAAAGCGGAAGAGGCTAAACCAATCATGTGCCAAGCCGGCAGGCGTTGCATGATCGGTGTCGTGGGACTAAATCGAATTGACTGCCGTTAATTCAACAAGTCAGAAAATAATGAAATAGATGAAGGACGTGGGAAAGTCCGGCATAGAAGGTGAGACCCCTGTAGTCGAAATTTCATTATCTTGTTTTTAGTATCCCAAGTAATACCGGACTCGTGTAATCCGGTATGAATCTGGCGGGACCACCCGCTAAGCCTAAATACTCTCTGGTGACCGATAGTGAACAAGTACCGTGAGGGAAAGGTGAAAAGAACCCCGCAAGGGGAGTGAAATAGAATCTGAAACCGTTTGCATACAAACCGTTGGAGCTGCCTTGTGCAGTGACAGCGTGCCTTTTGAAGAATGAGTCTACGAGTTAGTGTGATGTAGCAAGGTTAACCCGTCGAGGGGAAGCCGTAGCGAAAGCGAGTCTGAATAGGGCGAATAAGTTGCATCATCTAAACCCGAAGCGAGGTGATCTCGCCATGACCAGGTTGAAGCGCGGGTAAGACCGCGTGGAGGACCGAACCCACTAAAGTTGAAAATTTAGGGGATGAGTTGTGGCTAGGGGTGAAAGACCAATCAAACTTCGTGATAGCTGGTTCTCTCCGAAATGCATTTAGGTGCAGCGTCACGTGTTTCTTACTGGAGGTAGAGCTACTGGATGGCCGAGGGGTCCTACAAGATTACCAACGTCAGCCAAACTCCGAATGCCAGTAAGTGAGAACGTGGCAGTGAGACAGTGGGGGATAAGCTTCATTGTCGAGAGGGAAACAACCCAGAACAGCAACTAAGGTCCCAAAGCCTGTGCTAAGTGGAAAAGGATGTGAAGTCGCATAGACAACCAGGAGGTTGGCTTAGAAGCAGCCACCCTTAAAAGAGTGCGTAATAGCTCACTGGTCAAGTGATTTCGCGCCGACAATGTAACGGGGCTCAAGCACAGCACCGAAGTTCTGTCATTCACACACTATCCCGGTCGCAAGATCCAGGAGTGTGGATGGGTAGGAGAGCGTTGTGTAACTAGTGAAGCGGCGGAGAAATCCAGCCGTGG
The Candidatus Nanopelagicus limnes DNA segment above includes these coding regions:
- the pheT gene encoding phenylalanine--tRNA ligase subunit beta, coding for MKIPLSWLQDFVTLPAKISPEQISQAFVKVGFEVEAIEEQGTNLKGPLVVGKVLSIEELSGHKKPIRFVGLDVGEKKIRYVICGARNFKVNDLVVVALPGAVLPGDFKISARETYGKVSDGMICSAKEIGISEEHAGIIVLPEGKIGQDAMALLDVNDVIFDIAVNPDRGYAMSVRGLARELAGSLQLKYVDPADPKIAKKFGRKNQKAVSVKIEDKSGADQIYIRTLDQVNVKKSTPLWMQRRIEKCGMRSISLAVDITNYVMLELGQPLHAFDAQYIMGGLRVVRAGKFTKLTTLDKIDRKLDPDNLLIADSKTPLALAGTMGGLASEVTNETTKIALEAAHFDPLSIARNSRSHNLSSEASRRIERNTDPALAQIASARATQLLIDLADAKYVGTSQAGLPIKNRKVKISQSKISRYLGFTYTSKQVKNALTLVGCKVTGSADLLTVEVPTWRPDLINFADFAEEIARLNNYDLIPATLPIGKGGAQLNGMQYRKRAVAIALANQGFTEVINYPFVSQEMVDLLGFTGDRTKSFKIANPMSEEFPLLRTHLLPGLLTTAVRNIGRGSKNLAIFEIGTIFRNTTALGKAVNPGISKRPSEKVIKEIYDGVPKQMLFVGAVVTGETILSDWQGSGNKFTWSDAIAKAQEIIESTGNDFEVVSSDLAPWHPGRCAELRVNGKPVAHAGELHPRVITALNLPERSCAFAVILSELPAAGVTKAPPIWSFPAVVQDVALVVEAKIAAADLTAALKQGAGPLLESIVLFDRYDQMAENKVSLAFTLTFRASDRTLTSDEVAGYRDQAIAQAGKSVGAVLRGNA
- the argC gene encoding N-acetyl-gamma-glutamyl-phosphate reductase, coding for MKIGVVGASGYAGGELLRLLSEHPNFEISFIGAHTNAGESITALHPQLIQFEGQQFSAVNVDDLNKCDLVFTALPHGESAKLISQLNEKVKIVDLGADYRLTDKTQWDKYYGGSYAGSWTYGLPELTDHQLITKSKHVASPGCYATAIALSVAPVINQIDSEDIVVVAASGTTGAGRTAKVNLIGSEVMNNLTSYKFGGVHQHTPEIEQILSSISNKSVKISFTPILAPMPRGILATVTAKLITATSAQKLRTVYSDFYDKSKFVSLLTEGQMPMTNSVLGTSNVSMQIALDSHVNRIIISTAIDNLGKGAAGQAIQNANLMCNLAEDAGLKLAGVR
- the tyrS gene encoding tyrosine--tRNA ligase, which gives rise to MSNALLDDLEWRGLIAQSTDRKELENALSKPISLYLGVDPTAPSMHLGNLVVFLVLRRFQLAGHRPIALVGGATGLVGDPSGKNDERTLNEEKLVAEWVSKMRKQVEKILDFKDKDTSAKLVNNLDWTKAISALELLRDIGKHFSVNQMLAKDSVATRLSSTGISYTEFSYQVLQAYDYLELYRRDQCKLQIGGSDQWGNIVAGLDLIRKVEGGSAHALTVPLLAKSDGSKFGKTASGAIWLEESMTSAYEFFQFWLNSDDVDMPKLLKVFSMKNRAEIEELIEKVKTNPGAREAHRELAREMTAMIHGSAMANSVEEAAKALFGQGEIGDLDLKTLDSALSQLPKTTIKKGDPYPTWVDLLTATGVVESKSAARRIVKEGGAYLNNKKVESEDFTPSKTDLLHGKYLLLRKGKRDLAAVEVQG
- a CDS encoding arginine repressor, coding for MAKLNMQSATARRSLVIKLVDDALIHSQSDLVRELGKLGYVVTQATASRDLEELGAVRGKDNSGIFRYQFVSAPQSSKSRGVSEFIASVEASGNLAVVKTPPGAAQLLAGNLDRAMKSGKLNSAIGTIAGDDTVLVVAKSAAGGPSLAKEITKFFGGK
- the pheS gene encoding phenylalanine--tRNA ligase subunit alpha: MSLDQNKIAEDLAQALRAIESASDLDGLKQVKIDYVGDKSPLAKANQALATVDQSLRAQFGKLVGAARAEVNQAFEQRSAKLSALRDSQMLLTEKVDVTLPGRRNLKGGLHPLTILTNEINDLFIGLGYKVAEGPELEAEWLNFDALNIPADHPARTMQDTFFVEPLESKLVLRTHTSPVQIRTMLNEKPPIYVICPGKTYRADELDATHTPVFHQVEGLVVDENITMGDLKGTLDFFAKSIFGDQVKTRLRPSFFPFTEPSAEVDVFFNGRWIEWGGCGMVNHKVLDACGVDTKKYSGFAFGMGLERTLMVKHGITDMHDIVEGDVRFSQSFGVGKK
- the argH gene encoding argininosuccinate lyase gives rise to the protein MRDLSRSVHFDWRLAPYEIEVNLVHLSNLMKQKIVSKSDGEILQKGLLDLASEIGSGKFTYNNDDEDVHSAIERGLVEKCGSLGGAIRAGRSRNDLVITDFKLYLVDHLLEIASAIINLAKSFNIQATNQIDVIAPGFTHTQHAQPITFGQELSKHSHALLRDVDRIFDWIDRNNYSPFGAGALAGSSIQPEPETTALNLGFSGVMENSIDAVSDRDFAAEALFIMAMIGIHLSKIGEEFVLWSSTEFDWVEIDDAYATGSSIMPQKKNADVAELARGKSGRFIGNLTALFVVLKAMPFAYNRDLQEDKEPIFDSVDQLLILLPAITGMVQTAKFKQSNISKGAAAGYSLATEIADFLSKSGVPFSLAHEVAGECVKFCEKNGIELDQMSDQQLLTMHPNLTPEVKKFLNVSGAVSSRTSAMGTSKNSVLAAINKLNQDISGVDKVIASLRKQFSGMINP
- the argB gene encoding acetylglutamate kinase produces the protein MIVIKYGGNALPDQNTSDPVLEAIADAFLDGEQIVLVHGGGPQIDAALAEKGIGKNKVAGYRVTDEEVFNVVQSVLSGQVLRSIVNYLIGSEVNAVGLSASDGGLIRARKFEPIVDGKSVDIGYVGEVDEINPMILETLMTEGFLPVISPVATDNDGVGFNINADLVAAAVGGALRADSVLFLTDVDGIYRAWPDKSSLISEISIDELKQIAPSFADGMIPKVRAAISAIDSGAFSVRIANGTDLVSVLDALDNQGGTLVSA